One genomic window of Mercenaria mercenaria strain notata chromosome 2, MADL_Memer_1, whole genome shotgun sequence includes the following:
- the LOC128549548 gene encoding uncharacterized protein LOC128549548, whose amino-acid sequence MVRIILVNKRRIAEVAELKVSDFLQTQRNDEMDTEIFNALNVPEKIISKCGEEWEDYFDQDSNQNDDEFSDLEGFFEEQQETGETVCEKLAGIVNRALRGENDSGDMEKLKTLKEKYKRPHNLQNLQVPKVDEILWRNLRKDVKSVDYLHQRTITNTNFGLIPVLRAIQALNDKDASKAQKFLMDAVKISCLTVKTTNAIRANNIKKEILPKYKTACNNPPSTEHLFGDNLTEEFKKMDSGKLNATVSQQPFLGMKGAAYSSYNQQNQRMKFKVTPNRSQYQQGKRINLGRPNRFPQARKQQQQQQQQHRK is encoded by the exons ATGGTTCGAATTATACTAGTCAATAAAAGAAGAATAGCTGAAGTAGCAGAACTAAAAGTATCTGACTTTCTGCAAACCCAGAGAAACGATGAAATGGATACGGAGATATTCAATGCCCTGAATGTGCCAGAGAAAATTATCTCCAAATG TGGGGAAGAATGGGAAGATTATTTCGATCAGGATTCAAACCAAAATGACGACGAATTCTCAGACTTAGAGGGTTTTTTCGAAGAACAACAAGAAACGGGGGAAACTGTATGTGAAAAATTAGCTGGCATTGTGAATAGAGCGTTACGGGGGGAAAATGATAGCGGAGACATGGAAAAATTGAAAACACTTAAAGAAAAATACAAGAGACCCCACAACTTACAGAATTTACAGGTGCCTAAAGTTGACGAAATTCTGTGGAGGAACCTCCGGAAGGACGTAAAGTCGGTAGACTACCTGCATCAGCGGACAATAACTAACACCAATTTCGGATTAATACCGGTCCTTAGGGCCATTCAAGCCCTCAATGACAAGGACGCCTCGAAGGCTCAGAAATTCCTAATGGATGCAGTAAAAATTTCCTGTCTGACAGTCAAAACAACAAATGCAATACGAGCGAACAACATAAAAAAGGAAATCCTGCCAAAATACAAGACGGCATGCAACAATCCCCCTTCAACAGAACACTTATTTGGCGACAACCTGACTGAGGAATTCAAGAAAATGGACAGTGGCAAATTGAATGCCACCGTATCTCAACAGCCTTTTTTAGGGATGAAGGGAGCTGCGTACAGCAGCTACAACCAACAGAACCAGAGAATGAAATTCAAAGTGACACCAAATCGGTCACAGTACCAGCAAGGGAAGAGAATAAATCTCGGACGACCGAACAGATTTCCGCAGGCaaggaaacaacaacaacaacaacaacaacaacaccggAAGTAA